Below is a window of Musa acuminata AAA Group cultivar baxijiao chromosome BXJ3-11, Cavendish_Baxijiao_AAA, whole genome shotgun sequence DNA.
GGCAGGCAACATGCTCCTTCCCCACCTCATCTCCTTCCTCCTCATCTCCCTCCTCCACCTCTCCACCGCGGCGGCACCGAGCGCCTACGAGGTGCTGCGCTCCCACGGCCTCCCCATCGGCCTGCTGCCCAAGGGGGTGAGGGAGTTCGAGGTGGACGGCGGAGGCCGATTCCGGGCCCGGCTCGACGCGCCCTGCACCGCCAAGTTCGAGAGCGAGGTCCGCTACAACGCCACCCTCGCCGGCACCATCTCTCCCGGCCAGATCGCCGCCCTCTCCGGTGTCTCAGCCCAGGACCTCTTCCTCTGGTTCCCCGTCCTCGCCATCCGCCTCGACGACAACGCCTCCGGCATCATCCACTTCGACGTCGGCGTTGTCGACAAGcgcctccccctctccctcttcgagTTCCCTCCCGACTGCACTCCCCTCTCTTTTTCCCCTCAGGTAAGCTTTCTTCTGTGCCTTCATCATTAACGGCAATTCCTATGCAAATCACTAACTTGAGTCAACTGGGCAAACTCCAGTACAAACtcgatcaagatgtcgacggaaaggCTGCTACTTGAGATGGAAGATTGCATCAGATCTGCTGTCTTCCTGAGTCAATGAAATGGTGGTAGGAGACAAAATGTAACGAAGTAGGGGAGATGGGGGctctgttctttttcttcttcttcttcctactaCTGCTACCACCTTTGTGTTGTTTGCTCTGTAAGTAATGCTTCGAGTCTTGTATAACATTTGTCTGTACGTAATATAAACAGTCGGTTCATCCTTTTGCCTCCGAGCCTTcatatcataaataaaatattttccttGCCATCAGAAAATAGTCTGCAAAACTCAATTTAGTTTGATTCACTAATTAATCATTGTTAAAGGTAATGTGAACTTTCTAAACATATatgaataattttattaaacttaTAGGCAAATcaattgattcattcaataaatcaatAATCCAGTGATCCAAGACCTGATCAGATTGATACACAATGCAATGATTATGAGAGGTAATCCTAGAAAATTATTGGCAATGTTGAAACAAGTTACTGCTAGTGAATTGCAGGGAACATTAGTATCAGATTTGGGGAGTAGTGAGATGTGGTGGTCTGCTGACAAAATTGTCAAAGATGTAGCAGGGCAGAGAGCCAGTTGATACACATTTCCATGAAGAGGTGGAGTACTTTGCTAGGGAACAATTGGATGAGCTGCATCTGTTTGTAGGCATGTGAAAGGTGTATGTGTAGTTGTTGGAGTTGAAAGTGATCATGGCATGTAGCTTTTCTGAGGGCATCTTTGCAGGTCTGACAAGAGTATCTGAAGTGCATCCTAAGAATGCCTCTAACATGAGCTGCAAGCTTGGTCAACACAATGGCTGAAAGCAATGGTTGCTACACACCTTATGACTAGCTGAGAATAGAATTCTATGTAGGGAATTCTAAGTACACACCTTATTATTACATTACCAATATACTAATGATTTATATCACTGGAGAGTCtataaacaacaacaacaacaaagcgatAAAGTCTCTATTACCATTCGGTAGGAATGATTTAATCTGACATGCACAAAATTCATGAGATTAGTTACCAATTCACCCCCCTTTAAATATGTCCTTGAATGCACACATCTAGTTGAATAAAAAATTTCCTCCAATTAGGGGACATGAACCTAATAATATGTGCCCCCTAAAATATTTCACTTGGGTTTGAGGAAAAAGAATACCAAAAAGAAGTGGAGAGATTAGAGGGATGGGGTTGGGGATGAGaattaattttttgaaatgttCAGATTAGAACTTGTGATTCAATTGTTGGATGTGAGTCCATTCATCCTCCAGGAATAAAAAAGAGCTCCTTGTTTTGTTGCGATTTTCTGGAATGTTAAAATAAAACCTCATGCACAGAGAATCGGCATTTGGTGATAGCTAACTGGTTTATCTTTTAGGATGAGAACAGAGATAGGCCATAAAGAAatctcttatttttcttttaaatgaGGAAACTATCATATAAGAAATGCTTGAACTGAGTTTAACAAGCTTGTGGAGGAGAACTCACAGTGCAAGAGAGTTGGTCATCCTCATGGTTCTGATGTCCGATACTTTGAGACTGTAACTTTTACCCAGCTAAATCCAGCAACTTGATAAAATGAACTTTCATCTCATCACTGACTTGATCCCTTCAGAGTCTTGCTAGGGCAGTTGTTATATGCACAGGTGTACTCCTGGATGTTCCAGGCCAACCACCAACAAGCAAGTTGTTGCCAGCCATGGCCATTTGATGGCTGGCAATGGCTACACCCTGCAAGGTACCAATTGGAACTTTGGAAGATTGTGATGGTTTCTTCTATACGGGGGACCGACTGGTTACAGAACCCATGCTAACGAAAGCAAAGAAGAAGACTAGCCTACAAAAGTGGAATCAAGAAACAATGCAACAGTTAACATGTCTACATCTTTCAAACAAAGAACTTAATAAGGTAAGATAAAGTCAAACAGTAGCTATGAAGGTACCTGTAGTTCCATAATATGTGCCAAGTGAATTGACTTATTGAGGCAGATGAATTAGCTGGAACACAGGTAGCAGAAACTAGGGGTTTCAAGTTGTTTTGTTGACAATAACATCTTATCGAATCCGTGGTTTGGTAGTTCCAGACAACAAAGTGCATGTGCTAGTACAGGAGTACTGGCTTTGTGCATTATCCTGATGAAGTACCTGGCACTAACTTGGATTCCGCTGCTTTGGAGTGAAGTTGCATAACAGGTGGAACTGTGGTTCTGCATGGACCAAATTATGGCGTCTCTGGCCCTTTATCCAGAAACCACTAGCTCAAAAACGAGCAATGTCTCATCTTGATAATTTTGCACCTAAGAAATGGAAAATATAAACTCAAAAATTTTTAGTAATGAGATCTGGTGGTCAATGAAAATTATAAAGGTCCTTTCTCATAGTGGAAACTGATATCTGATTCAATGATCTAATTTTAAATTCACAGTAAAGGGCTATAATCaaattacatgaaaattttcACCAAGGTAAAATCTGAATATATAGAACAATTCAGTGAACAGCAGAGTTAAAAATCTAATCAAATACCTCTTCTTTTGTGATGATGAAGGTAACCTTATAGCTGCAGGTTAAGGGCTTAACCTCATGTTTCTGATGCTGTTGAGTTGAATAACTTATAGAATAATGTTTCCAATACTTTGGGACTGTAACTTTAACCCATATGAATCCAGCATTTTCCTTGACAACAAAAACTTCCATCTCATTAGCCGACATGATATTTTCCTTGTTTCGATATTGCCATGGCAGTTATTTTATGCACAAGAGGACTTTGGAAACTCCAGGTAACCACCAACAAGCAAGTTGTTGCCAGCGATGGCCATTTAATGGCTGAAAAAGGTCTACATCCAGCAAGTTACCATCAGAACTTTGGAAGATTGTGATCCAGATGTTTCCAGAATTTAAGCTAACTAAAGCAGACAAGAAGATTAACCTATTATTGAACTCCACCGGTGTCCTGCCATACATAACAATCCTGTATCTTAAACTCCACCGGTCAGCTCTGGAACTCTGATAATATTTGATATCTTTGTCCTTATTCAAAAATTGGGACCTTCGCTCATGATTTCTCTAAACCCTCTGTTTTGTCAACCATGGCCATATTCCTATGCTAGAGCAAGTGATAATCATTGCCATAGTATAATCATTAGAATTTTTTGTTTTGGTTGACAATAAACAGACTTTGGTTACAAGACATATATATGCCTAAATGGAACATCACTGTTGAGGAATGGATATCAGGCACTTCTAATATCTGCTTCTATCTGTATTTGCAAGAGCAAGTTGAACCAGATTATAAATCTTTGAAAAACATCAAAAAGTCACTTGTTTTACCAATTTtaatatttagaattttttttgagAGCATAGGAAATGACAGTCCaataaataacaaataaataGTATAATCCACATCTCAGTCTATGTCTAGACTAAGATTATGATGCACCAGATTCACCAAAATTTCTTATTAGCACAAAGCTTACATTGAAACCCAGTCTCAGTCAGTTGTTGTATCACCTCATAACTAAAATGAACACTCTGATTTAGGCATTTCTCAGTCCACATATTACAGTCTACTCCATCACTAGAGATGCCATGAGGGAGATGAAATTCAAAGATCACATAAAGCAATTCAGAACATGAAATGCTTAATAACAAGGAGACACCTTTTTAAAGATCTGTGATAGGAATTATTTTGCTAGTTCTGTGACACTCTTTCTTTATTGGCAGACCTTAAAGTAAATGACAGTTGATTATCTAAGCTAAAAAAAGGTGTAGCATCACACACATGAGAATATTACTGTATTATGCATTTCTTTTCCTTGATGGAGTGATTAGAATTTTGAATTTTAATATAGAAGACATCATGATATACACTGATTTACATAAGATTATGATTTTGCCTAACCAGAGATGGAAGGTCTACCAATTTGATGAGATTCTCAATTAAGTATACGTATCAGTTGGCTACACTCTAAATTATGCTCAAGGAGAACACTTACAGATTGACTTTGCTCATGTCATGTTCATAGGAGGCAGAAAATGTTGTCATGGAAAAGGTAGCACTAAAGCAAAACTAACAATCCCAGATACCACTGTATAGCAACTGAAGTCCATTGTGCAGCAACATCCCCTAATATCTGATACTTTTGCACCAGCCTTAGTGTCTCCCACAAAAACAGCTCTTCATTAGTTGCCCACTTAGATTGTCTGATATCAATTTTGATGGCTCTGTGTAATTGCGGTCATTGAGAGATGCTCTGACAACTGCTCATGTACCACTCAATATGAAATTACTTGGCTTAACTCAAGATCCCCAGGTCACACATCCTCAAAGAAATAAACAAATGGCTGCCAGCTTGTTGGAATTGGATCAAGAAGCAGGATAAATAATTTAAAGATCAAGTGGTACTTCTCTAGTCTCTGCAACCAACACCTCATTCGGTTCTGATGAAAAAAGTCAACTTCACAATCATGTTGCAAAACAGAGCTTCGGTTTTAGGCACTCTATTACTTTACATAGTACCATGATCAACTTTAGACGTTCTTGTATGCCAATTCCAAGCAATATTTAGATAATTCTTATGGCCCTCCTCATAGTACCATGATCAACCTTAGAAGTTCTTGTATGCCAATTCCAAGCAATATTTAGATAATTCTTATGGCCCTCCTTTATTTGCTTTAGTATGCAATCATCATAATTTGAGAtaattaacaatatttttttcggatacaaaaatatatacaaaaaagaAGGCCTTTGTTTTCaaattaataaaatgattccaCTGAGACTATAATATCATCTTCAACTCATTTTGCCACATAACATTTCAAGTGACTGGTTAGATCTGATATAATCCCATGTCACAAATGGTTCCTCACCTGAAAATCCACACAACTAGTTGCTGTTTATTGTATTAAAAGAACCACAATAAGATCACATTTGTGAAACCACAGCTAAGCATTGGCAGTCCAAAGTATCAATGCTCTGCGCCTTATAGACCAATCATTACCACGTTCTAGGACTAATCAGAAAAGAAGGCAATAAACAGATCCATCCTACTGTCGATGCATGTCAGCACTTAATTCTGAAATCTACAGGCTCTCCACTACATGTCAATCCAGCTAAAGCCTATAAGTTTTTGAAATTTcaatacattattattattattactctaATTCTCACAGTGTCTTACCATTGTTCTCTTTCCACACATATACTATATTGAGTGTGCAGTTTCCCATATACTTCTCTTCCAGCCTAAAAGCTCCTCTCTGCCATCTCAATGTTGGCACTAGTCCTCCAAGCTCCAAGCAATGCCAAAAGCAGGTCCTTGATAAGGCTCCACTGACATGCTCTGAATTATCTCGTGTGTTTCTTTAAGCTTCCATGCCTGTCCAAGTATGTCTGCAATGCAAGAACAGTACTTGTCCTCCTCTCCAAAACCATATTCACGAACCTCGTGGC
It encodes the following:
- the LOC135652938 gene encoding uncharacterized protein LOC135652938, yielding MLLPHLISFLLISLLHLSTAAAPSAYEVLRSHGLPIGLLPKGVREFEVDGGGRFRARLDAPCTAKFESEVRYNATLAGTISPGQIAALSGVSAQDLFLWFPVLAIRLDDNASGIIHFDVGVVDKRLPLSLFEFPPDCTPLSFSPQYKLDQDVDGKAAT